A DNA window from Halopelagius inordinatus contains the following coding sequences:
- a CDS encoding substrate-binding domain-containing protein, translating to MSQNVRRRRFIRTGVIAGTAMLAGCSGDGGDGDSETTAGGGSDGTETTDETDGTETTGGESTPTVALSVPSLEFTFFARMENAFEQAQSDGLISSESSFYDASNNQSNQVSAVETAISNEVDFLMISAITAEGVINAIQQANDADIPVVAIDRNISQGETVTYVASDNVQLGQRSTELCLSFMEANGDGDSYDVVQLEGTPGASVTNDRGEGFQNAVSENDSLNQLATQTGEFSTQNALSVMEDFITQYGDEIDGVFCQNDLMALGAHQALRNANMSVPVTGIDGTEAWVEQFSDNEYYGTLAQLPEEMVTTAIESGKAHLAGEDVEDTITIEGLEVTQDNASDYLSDYFG from the coding sequence ATGTCACAGAACGTTCGAAGACGGAGGTTCATCCGCACTGGCGTCATCGCCGGGACGGCTATGCTCGCTGGCTGTAGCGGCGACGGAGGCGATGGTGACTCCGAGACGACGGCGGGCGGCGGGTCCGACGGTACCGAGACGACAGACGAAACCGACGGTACCGAGACGACGGGCGGGGAGTCGACGCCCACCGTCGCGCTCTCGGTTCCGTCGCTCGAATTCACGTTCTTCGCGCGCATGGAGAACGCCTTCGAACAGGCGCAAAGCGACGGCCTGATATCGTCCGAGTCGTCGTTCTACGACGCGAGCAACAACCAGTCGAATCAGGTGTCCGCCGTCGAGACGGCTATCTCGAACGAGGTGGACTTCCTCATGATATCCGCCATCACAGCGGAAGGCGTCATCAACGCCATTCAACAGGCCAACGACGCCGACATCCCCGTCGTCGCCATCGACCGCAACATCTCCCAAGGCGAGACGGTGACCTACGTCGCCTCGGACAACGTCCAACTCGGACAGCGTTCGACGGAACTCTGCCTCTCGTTCATGGAAGCGAACGGCGACGGAGACAGTTACGACGTGGTCCAACTGGAGGGAACGCCCGGAGCGAGCGTCACGAACGACAGGGGAGAGGGGTTCCAAAACGCCGTCAGCGAGAACGACAGCCTCAACCAACTCGCCACGCAGACCGGCGAGTTCTCGACGCAGAACGCCCTCAGCGTGATGGAGGACTTCATCACGCAGTACGGCGACGAGATAGACGGCGTGTTCTGTCAGAACGACCTGATGGCCCTCGGCGCGCACCAGGCACTCCGGAACGCGAACATGTCGGTTCCGGTCACCGGCATCGACGGCACCGAGGCGTGGGTCGAACAGTTCTCGGACAACGAGTACTACGGAACGCTCGCTCAACTCCCCGAGGAGATGGTCACGACGGCGATAGAGAGCGGGAAGGCCCACCTCGCGGGCGAGGACGTAGAGGACACCATCACCATCGAGGGTCTGGAGGTCACGCAGGACAACGCTTCGGACTACCTCAGCGACTACTTCGGGTGA
- a CDS encoding MBL fold metallo-hydrolase has product MTDDTVHSTWGDWLVTEIAESDPDGVAVWYLGCNGFVLRSETTTLYVDPYFGDGDPPRLVRTIPVPIDPTAVADCDAVLVTHEHIDHMHPPSYGPLLDDGGDLYAPSASYDSPDYDGDLRVGDDRSETVSVGDSFAVGDFTVHVREANDGDAIEPVSYVVEHDAGTFFHPGDSKPTSAFESVGEEFDIDVGALAFGTVGRIHYPEDGETRRTEWYMSEGDVVEAANALRLDRLLPSHYDMWKGVGGDPKSLFEHADSYEYPRTLEVVRIGDRVDLGSPGVVPPSTHR; this is encoded by the coding sequence ATGACAGACGACACGGTACACTCGACGTGGGGCGATTGGCTCGTCACGGAGATAGCGGAGTCGGACCCCGACGGGGTCGCCGTCTGGTATCTCGGCTGTAACGGCTTCGTCCTCCGATCCGAGACGACGACGCTGTACGTCGATCCCTACTTCGGGGACGGCGACCCGCCGAGACTCGTCCGGACGATTCCGGTGCCGATAGACCCGACCGCAGTCGCCGACTGCGACGCGGTGTTGGTCACGCACGAACACATAGACCACATGCATCCGCCGTCGTACGGACCGCTACTCGACGACGGCGGTGACCTGTACGCGCCGAGTGCGTCGTACGACTCGCCGGATTACGACGGGGACCTGCGCGTCGGCGACGACAGAAGCGAGACCGTCTCGGTCGGTGACTCGTTCGCCGTCGGGGACTTCACCGTCCACGTTCGGGAGGCGAACGACGGCGACGCCATCGAACCCGTCTCCTACGTCGTCGAACACGACGCCGGGACGTTCTTTCACCCCGGCGACAGCAAACCCACCTCGGCGTTCGAGTCCGTCGGCGAGGAGTTCGATATCGACGTCGGCGCTCTCGCGTTCGGGACCGTCGGTCGGATTCACTACCCGGAGGACGGCGAGACGCGACGCACCGAGTGGTACATGTCCGAGGGCGACGTCGTCGAGGCGGCGAACGCGCTTCGACTCGACCGTCTGCTGCCCTCGCACTACGACATGTGGAAGGGCGTGGGCGGCGACCCGAAATCTCTCTTCGAGCACGCCGACTCCTACGAGTACCCGCGCACTCTGGAGGTCGTCCGCATCGGAGACAGAGTCGATTTGGGGTCTCCAGGCGTCGTCCCGCCCTCGACCCATCGGTGA
- the gfo6 gene encoding D-xylose 1-dehydrogenase Gfo6: MELSSLTDDFDRRDWQDVTETDDPVRFAMVGVGWWTREQAMPAVVASDLSETTVLVSGDREKAESVASESETVEHALTYDEFHDGVASDAYDAVYVVTPNARHLEYVETAAELGKAVLCEKPMEATVERAERMVEVCDEHDATLMIAYRMQTEPAVRRAKELISAGYVGDPVFVHGNMTEPILELVPNPDQWRLDWDLSGGCAAMDIGIYSLNTARFLLDDDPLRVRGSVASVQPEFDDVPDEHAAFQLDFPGNTFALCTASQNAHMASHIRVTGTEGQLRIEPAFYPWDDRKLHLSHGDADVQIEFEQRDQMQEEFEYFAHCLLTDAEPHADGEHGLTDIRAIKAVYEAAESGETVELD; encoded by the coding sequence ATGGAACTATCCTCACTGACCGACGACTTCGACCGGCGCGACTGGCAGGACGTGACCGAGACGGACGACCCCGTGCGCTTTGCGATGGTCGGGGTCGGATGGTGGACGCGCGAGCAAGCGATGCCGGCCGTCGTCGCGAGCGACCTCTCCGAGACGACCGTCCTCGTCAGCGGTGACCGCGAAAAGGCAGAATCCGTGGCGTCCGAGTCCGAGACGGTCGAACACGCACTCACGTACGACGAGTTCCACGACGGCGTCGCGAGCGACGCCTACGACGCCGTCTACGTGGTGACGCCGAACGCGCGTCACTTAGAGTACGTCGAGACGGCCGCCGAACTCGGGAAGGCGGTCCTCTGTGAGAAGCCGATGGAGGCCACCGTCGAACGCGCAGAGCGGATGGTCGAGGTGTGCGACGAACACGACGCGACGCTCATGATAGCCTACCGGATGCAGACCGAACCGGCCGTTCGGAGGGCCAAAGAGCTGATATCTGCGGGATACGTCGGCGATCCGGTGTTCGTCCACGGGAACATGACCGAGCCGATTCTGGAGTTGGTCCCGAACCCCGACCAGTGGCGACTCGACTGGGACCTCTCGGGAGGATGTGCGGCGATGGACATCGGCATCTACTCTTTGAACACCGCCCGGTTCCTCTTGGACGACGACCCCCTGCGCGTTCGGGGGTCGGTCGCGTCCGTGCAACCGGAGTTCGACGACGTGCCCGACGAACACGCGGCGTTCCAACTCGACTTCCCCGGCAACACGTTCGCGCTCTGTACGGCCAGTCAGAACGCGCACATGGCGAGTCACATCCGCGTGACCGGCACCGAGGGGCAACTCCGCATCGAACCGGCGTTCTACCCGTGGGACGACCGCAAACTCCACCTCTCGCACGGCGACGCCGACGTGCAGATAGAGTTCGAACAGAGAGACCAGATGCAAGAGGAGTTCGAGTACTTCGCGCACTGTCTTTTGACCGACGCCGAACCGCACGCCGACGGCGAACACGGCCTCACCGACATCAGAGCGATCAAAGCCGTCTACGAGGCGGCCGAGTCGGGCGAGACCGTCGAACTCGACTGA
- a CDS encoding SDR family NAD(P)-dependent oxidoreductase, whose amino-acid sequence MGRIRPDFTDETVIVTGGASGIGREVALRFGDAGATVVVADLDEEPKDADAPTHEAIRDDGGTAEFVETDVTDREQLRALVEAAREFGGVDVMVNNAGLIVNGSILELDPEEFDAIHAVNARGVYFGTQVAANDMLDREDPGVVLNTASISSNSAQFDQVQYDSSKGAVRMITRGAALELAEHGIRVNAVAPGQIATEFTDGWSEEAHEKAESGDLIKPVPLGRAGTPADVAGAYLYLASDDAGYVTGELVHVDGGWQIF is encoded by the coding sequence ATGGGACGAATACGACCCGACTTCACCGACGAAACCGTAATCGTGACCGGCGGTGCCTCCGGTATCGGACGAGAGGTGGCCCTGCGCTTCGGCGACGCGGGCGCGACAGTCGTCGTCGCCGACTTAGACGAGGAACCGAAGGACGCCGACGCGCCGACGCACGAGGCCATCCGCGACGACGGCGGCACCGCCGAGTTCGTCGAGACGGACGTGACCGACCGCGAACAACTCCGCGCTCTGGTCGAGGCGGCCAGAGAGTTCGGCGGCGTCGACGTGATGGTCAACAACGCGGGACTGATAGTCAACGGCTCCATCCTCGAACTCGACCCCGAGGAGTTCGACGCGATACACGCCGTCAACGCGAGAGGCGTCTACTTCGGGACGCAGGTGGCCGCAAACGATATGCTGGACCGAGAGGACCCCGGCGTCGTCCTCAACACGGCGTCGATAAGTTCGAACTCCGCGCAGTTCGACCAAGTGCAGTACGACTCCTCGAAGGGCGCGGTGCGGATGATAACGCGCGGGGCCGCCTTGGAGTTGGCCGAACACGGCATCCGCGTCAACGCCGTCGCTCCCGGCCAAATCGCCACCGAGTTCACCGACGGCTGGTCCGAGGAGGCACACGAGAAAGCGGAAAGCGGCGACCTCATAAAGCCGGTTCCGCTCGGACGCGCCGGGACGCCAGCGGACGTCGCGGGGGCGTACCTCTATCTCGCGAGCGACGACGCGGGCTACGTCACCGGCGAACTCGTCCACGTCGACGGCGGGTGGCAGATATTCTGA